CCGTGGCGCCGCAGCAAACGTTCATGCGCAACCTGCTTGACATCGCCCGTGAAGTCATCCGCATCGAGGCCGAGGCGGTGGCCGCGCTGGAGCATCGTCTCGATGCCAGCTTCGAGGCCGCAGTGGAATTGCTCTACAATTGCCGCGGCCGGGTGATCGTTTCGGGCATCGGCAAAAGCGGGATCATCGCCCAGAAGATCGCAGCCACGCTTTCCAGCACCGGCACGGCCGCCATGTTCGTGCATCCCGCGGAAGCGGCGCACGGCGACCTCGGCATGGTGATGCCCGGCGACGTGGTGATCTGCATTTCCAAAAGCGGCACCACCAACGAGTTTCATCTCCTGCTGCCGCTGTTCAAGCGCCTGGGCATTCCCATCCTGGCGATGACCGCCAACCGTCATTCGCCGCTGGCCGAGCGCGCCGATGTGATTTTGGACATCCGCGTCAAGCGCGAAGCCTGCCCGCATGATCTCGCGCCCACCGCCAGCACCACCGCCACCCTGGCGCTGGGGGACGCGCTGGCGGTCGCGCTGCTGGAGAAACGCCACTTCTCCCCGGCCGATTTTGCGCTGCGGCATCCCGGCGGCACGCTCGGCCGCAAGCTGCTGCTGCGCATTGATGATGTGATGTACAGCGGCGAGCGTGTTGCCCGCGTGGGCCTGACCGCCACGCTGGAAGAGATCATCCTGGAAATCACCAGCAAGCGCTTTGGCGCAACCTGCGTGGTGGATGACAACGGCAGGCTCGCCGGCATCGTCACCGACGGCGACTTGCGCCGCCTGCTGCGCCGCCGCCTGCCCGTCTATGAGCTGCAGGCCCGGCAAATCATGACCCCGCATCCCAAAACCGTGCCGCTGGGCACGCTGGCAGCCAGGGTGCTGGAGATCATGGAAGAGCATAACATCATGCAGATGATCATCGTCGATGCCGGGCAGCGCCCCGCCGGCATGGTACATTTGCATGATTTGTTGAAGGCGGGCGTGGCCTAGCGCTGTTCGTTTAAAATCTCGCGGCAACGGCTCCGCCCTAAGGCGGGAGCCTGGAACAGCGCCGGCGCCCACAACGTCCGAGTCTAACCGGGGGCAAAAGCCAGAACGGTTGCCGGCAAGTCCGCCGTCACCACTTCGAGCGGGCACGCAACCGGAGCCGGCTGTGTGCCTTCGACTATAAAAATAGAGAACGCCTCGCCATCGTCGCCGTGAATCGCAAGCCACTGCTGAAGAGAATCAAGAATGGCGGCATTTATTGGTTCATTCGCCTGCTGTTGGCGGTGATGCAGCGCCTGCCGCGGCGACCGGCACTGGCGTTGTTCGAACAGCTCGGGCTGCTCGCCTTTCGGCTGTTGCGGCGCGAGCGTGAGAAAACGCTGCGTCACTTGCGGCTGGCGTTTGGCGGCAAGCGTTCCGAGGTGGAGATTCGGGCCCTGGCGCGGGAATGCTTCCGTTATCTCGGCCGCAACGCCGCCGAGGCGGTGCGCCTGCGGCAGCTTCAGCGCGCCGGTCTCGAGCGCTTCGTTTCCTTCACCGGTCGCGAACATCTCGAGGCCGCGCTGGCCAAGGGCCGCGGCGTGATTTGCATCACCGGCCACCTGGGCTGCTGGGAATTGCTGGCGGCGTTCATTGCGCAGCATTTTCCGCTGGCGGTGGTCGGCACCGCGCTCTATGATCCACGTCTGGACGCCCTGCTGGTGCGGGAACGCGAACTGGCCGGCTGTCGTAACATCCCGCGCACCGCCGGCGCCGCGCGCGAAATGCTGCGCTGGCTGAAGTCCGGTGGCGTGCTGGGCATCTTGATCGATCAAGACACGCGCGTCGATGGTGAATTTGTCGATTTCTTCGGGCACCCGGCCTACACCCCGGCCGGGCCGGTGGTGTTCGCCGAGCGCACCGGCGCACCGCTGGTGCCGCTGGCAATTTGGATGAACGAAGATTTCACCCACACCGTCGCGATCAGCCCGGAGATTCCGCTGCAAGCACATGACCGTCCCGGAAACGTACAGCGCTGCTCGAAGGCGGTGGAAGCCTTCATTCGCGAACACCCCGAACAATGGGTATGGATGCACGAGCGCTGGAAAACCAAACCGCAGGCCTGAAAGGGCCGGCAGGCTGGTGAGCGCGTGATGAAAACTTTGTGGTTGGCAATTTGCGCCGCGGCGCTGCTGTTCGCCGGCTGCCAGTCTTCACCGCAGACAGCGACTCCGGACAAGGCCTTCAACGGCCCGGATCAGGAGGGCTGGAACAGCAAAGTCACGGTGACCAACAGCGGCCGCATCACCGCGATCGTGCAGTACGGTCACATGGCGAAATATTCCAAGGACCGCCGCGTGCTGTTCGATCAGGGCGTGATGGTCGATTTTTACGGCAGGAAGGGTGAGCATACCTCCAGCCTCACCTCGACGCGCGGCATCCTTTATGAAAACAGCAACGATGTCGAGGCGCTCGGCAACGTGGTGGTGGTGTCCGACAGCGGCATGACCTTGCGCACCGAGAAACTGCGCTGGCTCAATCAGCGTGAAAGAATCGTGAGCGAGGAATTCGTCACCATCACCACCGCGCGCGGTGACACGCTGCACGGCCACGGCTTCGAATCGGACGCCACCTTGAAACTATGGTCGATCCACAAACTTTCCGGCATCAGCAAGAAAAAGGTGAATTTGCCGGGTCGTTAGTCTGCCGGGGCGCGGATGGGCTGCGAGCGTGCACCTGACATGTCGGTTCAAATGAGTTGTCATATAAGCTGGCACACCCGTCGCACGGACAACGCCGTGCAAACCTCCTGGCTGCTTGCCGGCTGGAAACCGTTGCGGCGGCACTTTCCCGGCAGGCCCCTGACGCGGCATCCAGACAGGGGCACCCGGCCCGGCAGTATCCCCGGCCCTGGACAAAAAAGCCGGCACCGGCTCGCGGCCATTCTCCTGCTTCTGCTGACCGCCACAGGCCGGGCGCAAAGCGAAGGCGGGCCGCTGAAACTGGAACATGCCGACTCCGGCCGGTCGGTGATCGAGGCCGGTCTGACAGTCATGGAGTTGATTGGCAACGTTCGTTTCACGCAGGACAGCCTGCGGGTGTCGTGCGACCGTGCGCGGCGCATTCCCGACCGCGGCCTGATCGAGCTGATCGGCAATGTCGATATTCGGGAGGGCCACAAATGGCTGCGGGCCGAGCGGGTGAATTATTTTGAAAATTTTCGCATGCAGGAGGCCCTGGGCCGGGTGGAGCTGGGCGACCGCAACAGCCGCTTGTCCGCCCGCAAGCTGACCTATTACGAGCGCGACAGTCTTGCGCTCGCCGAGCAGGAAGTCATGCTGTGGCAGCAGGAGAAGCGCGTGCAGCTCGCCTGCGGCCGGGTGGAATATCGCCGCGGCAGCGGCTACGCCAGGGCCACACTTGCGCCCGTGCTCATCGAGTTTGATTCTCTCGGCAGCGAGCGCATGCGCCTGCGCGGGGAAACCATCACAATGACCGGTGGCGGCAGCCGCGTCCAGGTCACGGGTAATGTTGAAATCGTTCGCCAGGGCACGCGTGCGACCTGCGGCGAGGCGGAATATTTCCGCGATGAGAAAAAAATCGAATTGCGTCAATCGCCGGTGGCCTGGCGCGCGGAGGAGGAAACCCGGGGGGAACAAATCACGCTTTTCTTCAATGACGCGCAGCAACTCGAAAAATCCGTGGTGAGCGGCAGGGCCACCGCCACTTCCGCGGTGCAGGCGCAACGCGACGGCCAGCGTCTCAACACCCTGTCCGGCGGGCGGATCACAACCTATTTCCGCAACGAACAGGCGGAGCGCATCGAGGTGGAGGAGGCCGCCACCGGCGTTTATTATGTGATCGAAGACGGTCGGGAAAAGGGCCTCAATCGCGTGCAGGGTGACCGCCTCATCCTGTTCGTCGCCAATCAGGAATTGCAGCGCGTGGTGGTGCAAAGCAAGCCGGGCGTTTCCAACGGCCGGTTTGAGCCGCCGGCAAGCGCACACGCAGACAGCAGCGGCCGTGGCACGCGCCGCGATTGAGCACAATCGCTCTCCTTCCGAAATCATGAATTTGTGGGAGAATGTTCCTGCGCCGGTTGAGCCGGGGCATTCGAATTCTCGTGGGATGCCGAGGGTTTTGACAGGACGACTTTTTGACGCATGCGTCAAGTTTTGCTCCCGCGCAATGGTTTTCAATTTTGCGCGGGAGTTCCGATCTGCCGGAAGGGTTCCTTGCCACGTGTCGGTTTGTGACAAAGCCTCACGGCCCGGCCGCCGCCTCGACACAGTTGAGGCAGGAATCTTTCTCCCGAACACGAATTGCCCGACCGCAGGATGGTGAGCGCCGGCGGGATCACGGTGGAGTCATGTTGCGTTCCGAACGACTCGTCAAGATTTACAACAAGCGCCGCGTTGTCAATCAGGTCTCCATCGAGGTCAGACAGGGCGAAATCGTTGGCCTGCTGGGGCCCAACGGTGCGGGGAAGACCACGACGTTTTACATGATCACCGGCATGATCCGGCCGACGGAGGGCAAGATCTTCCTGGAGGACACCGAAGTCACCACCATGCCGATGTATCGCCGCGCCAAACTGGGGGTGGGTTATTTGTCGCAGGAGCCCAGCATTTTCCGGCGCTTGACGGTGGCCGAGAATATTCTGGCGATTTTGGAGACGCTGCCGCTGCCGGCGCGGGCAAGGCAACAACGGCTGGAGGAGCTGCTGGAGGAGCTGGCCATCGCGCCTCTTGCCAGGAATTACGCCTATACCCTGTCGGGCGGCGAGCGCCGCCGCGTGGAGATCACCCGGGCGCTGGTGACCAACCCCAAATTCATCCTGCTGGATGAACCGTTTGCCGGTGTCGACCCCATCGCGGTGGAGGACATTCAGGAGATCGTGCGCGGCCTGAAGCGCCGCGGCATCGGGGTGCTGATCACGGATCACAACGTGCATGAGACCCTTTCGATCACCGACCGCGCCTATCTGCTCTACGAGGGCACGGTGCTGAAGTCCGGCACCACCGAGTCTCTCGCCAATGATCCGGAAGCGCGCAAGCTGTATTTAGGAGACAAGTTTCGTCTGGATCGCTGAAAGGAATTTCGGAGAAGCGTGTGACATGTTGAATTTATCCCAAAAGCTGAGCCAGCAGCTTCGGCAATCACCGCAGCAGGTCCTGCTGTCCTCCCTGCTGCAATTGCCGACCGTCATGCTCGAGCAAAAGCTGCGCATGGAGCTCGAACAGAATCCCCTGCTCGAAGTCGTCGACGACATGGAAATGGAAACCGAACAGGAGCAGGAGGAGGAGATGACACTCGAGCAGAAGGAAGAGGAGCCACCCGAGGCGGAGAGCGAGGCCGCCATGGAGGAAGCTGAATCCGAAAAGGAGGAGATCGAGAAAGACGACGTGGACTGGGAGGCGATTCTGGGCGACGAGGAAAATTACGAATACCGCGCCCCGCGCGACAACAGCGTGGAGGTGTACGAGCAGCAGGAGGCCTCGCCCGAGACCCTGCCCGAGCACCTGCTCACCCAGTTGCACATGCAGCGGCTGAGCGAGGAGGAAATCACCATTGGTGAATACCTGATCTGGAACATCAACGAGGACGGCTACCTGGCCTGTTCGGTGGAACTGGTGGCGCAGAATCTCGGCACCACTGTCGAAAAAGTCGAGGCTGTGCTGCGCCAGATTCAACGGTTTGACCCGGTCGGCATCGCGGCGCGCAATCTGCAGGAATGCCTGTTGATCCAGCTCGAGGACAAACTCCCGCGCCACGAGCTGGCCATCAGAATCATCCGGGAGTGCTTCGACGATTTTACCAACAAACGTTTCGAAAAAATCGCGAAAAAGCTGGAGGTGAGCCTGGATGACATCAAGGAGGCGATGGAGGAAATCACCCAGCTCAACCCCAAGCCCGGCGAGGGTTATTTTTCGGCGCAGGACAATGCCATTGTGCCCGATCTGACAGTGGAGCGCGACGGCGATGGTTTCCGCATCATTCTGCATGATTCCAACGTGCCGCATCTGCGCATCAACAACCGCTACAAGGAAATTTTGCTGAAAAACGCCAAAAACCGGCAGCAGGCGCGCGAGGCGCGCGAATTCGTGAAGAAGCGGCTGGAATCGGCGCGCTGGCTGATCAACTCCATCCATCAGCGCCGGCTCACCATTTTGCGGGTGATGGAGGCGATCGTGCAGAAACAGCGCGAGTTCTTTGAGCACGGCAAGCAATACATCAAGCCGATGATCCTGAAGGACATTGCCGACGAGATCGGCATGGACATCTCGACCGTCTCGCGCGTGACCAACGGCAAGTACGTGCAAACCGAGCACGGCGTGTTCGAATTGAAATACTTCTTCAGCGAGGGCCTGAAATCCGATGACGGCGATGAGGTCTCCAACCGCCGCATCAAGCAGCGCATCCAGGAAATCATCAATGCCGAGGATCCCAGCAAGCCGCTCAACGACCAGACCATCGCCAACATTCTCAAGCGCGAGAATTTCAACGTGGCGCGGCGCACGGTGGCAAAATACCGCGAGCAGATGATGATTCCGGTTTCACGCCTGCGCCGGAAGATCTGAGACCGCCGGCCGGGCCCGGGCAGACCACCTTCATCACACAAAGGGCAGCCATGTTTCCCGTGATCCACGCCACCACGATCCTGGGCGTCCGCCACAAAAACAGTTGTGCCCTGGCGGGCGACGGGCAGGTCACCTATGGTGACACCATTCTCAAAATGAACGCGCGCAAAATCCGCCGCCTGTACAAAGACTCGGTGCTGGTGGGCTTCGCCGGCGCGGCGGCGGATGCCTTTGCGTTGTTCGAGAAATTTGAAGAGCGCCTGGAGAAATTCCGCGGCAACCTCAGCCGTGCCGCCGTCGAACTGGCGAAGGAATGGCGTACCGACCGCTATCTGCGCCGCCTGGAGGCGCAACTGGTGGTCATGGACAAGGACAAGACCTTCGTGATTTCCGGCACCGGCGACGTGATCGAGCCCGATGACGGCATCATCGCCATCGGTTCCGGCGGCGGCTATGCCATGGCGGCCGCACGCGCCCTGGTGCGCTATTCCAACCTGTCGGCGCGGGAAATCGTGGAGGAGGCGATGATGCTGGCCGCCGACATCTGCATTTACACCAACAAGAGCCTCGTGATTGAAGAACTCAACTATGGATAATGCCACGGTAATGTCACCTGCCCGTGCGCAGGAAGAAATGGCCCCGCTCACGCCGCGGCAAATCGTGGCGGAGCTGGACAAGTATATCATCGGCCAGGATCGGGCGAAGCGTTCGGTGGCGATCGCGCTGCGCAACCGCTGGCGCCGGCAGCACGTGCCGGAGAGTCTGCGCGAAGAGATCATGCCGAACAACATCATTCTCATCGGCCCCACCGGCGTGGGCAAGACCGAAATCGCGCGCCGGCTGTCGCGCCTGGCCAAGGCCCCCTTCATCAAGGTCGAAGCCTCCAAGTTCACCGAAGTCGGCTACGTCGGCCGCGATGTCGAATCCATCATCCGCGACCTCACCGACCTGGCGGTGGCGATGGTACGCTCCGAGAAAACCGCGGCGGTGCAGGAACAGGCGGAGAAGCTGGCCACCGAACGGCTGCTCGATCTGCTGCTCCCCAACCTGCGGCCGCGGCGCAAGGCGGCTGCCGCGCGCGACCACAACGAACAGGGCGAGGACAGCGCCGCCGGCGAGGAGGAAAGCGACAGCGAGCTGGAGCAGCGGCGGCAGCGCACGCGCGACAAAATGCGCGAACAACTGCTCGCCGGCAAACTCGAAGAGCGCATGGTCGAGCTCGACGTCGCCGCCGACAGCATGCCGATGATGCAGGTGATTTCGCCCATCGGCGTCGAAGAGCTGGGCATCAATCTGCAGGACCTGGTGGGCAACATGCTGCCCAAAAAAATGAAGCGCCGCAAAATGACGGTGGCGGAGGCACGCACCCATCTCATCCAGGAGGAGGCCAACAAGCTCATCGACATGGATCAAGTGGTGAAGGAGGCCATCGCGCGCGTGGAAAACAGCGGCATCGTTTTCCTCGATGAAATCGACAAGGTGGCGGGCAGCAAAAACACCGTCGGCCCGGACGTCTCGCGCGAGGGCGTACAGCGTGACCTGCTGCCGGTGGTGGAGGGCACAAACGTCTTCACCAAATACGGCATGGTGCGCACCGATCACGTGCTGTTCATCGCCAGCGGCGCCTTTCACATCTCCAAACCTTCCGATCTCATCCCCGAACTGCAGGGCCGCTTCCCGATTCGCGTCGAGCTGGAAAGCCTGACGGCCGACGATTTTGTCCGCATTCTGACCGAGCCGAAAAATGCCCTGCTCAAGCAGTACACCGCCCTGCTCGCCACCGAGGGCGTGGAGCTGGAATTCGAAAAGCAGGCGGTGCGGGAGATTGCGGAGACGGCGCATCGCGTCAATGAAAAAACGGAAAACATCGGCGCCCGGCGGCTGCACACCGTCCTGAGCGCCCTGTTGGAAGACATTCTCTTCGAAGTGCCCGAAACCAAAACCGGCAAGATCACCATCACTGCCGACATGGTGCGCGAGACCTTCAAGAAAATCAGCGAGGATCCGGATTACAGCCGCTACATTCTTTAGGGTATCCAACCATCGGGACTGCACATGAAACGGGATTTTCTCAGTATTGCCGACTGGTCCACCGAGGAAATTTGGTCGTTGTTCACGCTCGCGCGCGAGCTCAAAGCCAAACAGAAGGCGGGGGTGCCACACGCCCTCCTGCCGGGCAAGACGCTGGGCATGCTGTTCATGAAACCTTCAACACGCACGCGCGTGTCGTTCGAGGTCGGCATGTTTCAGCTCGGCGGCCACGCCCTTTACCTCTCCCCCAACGAAATCGGCCTGGGCAAACGCGAAGCCGTGGCCGATGTGGCACGCGTCCTGTCCCGATATGTCGACGGTCTGATGGCCCGGCTGTTCGATCATGAGCATCTGCTCGAGCTGGCGCAATATGCCAGCGTGCCGGTGATCAACGGCCTCACCGATTTGCTCCACCCCTGCCAGATTCTGGGCGACATGCTGACGATCCTGGAGCAGCGCGGCCATTTCGATGATCTGGTGGTGGCCTACATCGGCGACGGCAACAACGTCGCCAATTCCTGGGTCAACATGGCCAGCAAGATTCCGCTGACCTTCCGCATCGCCTGTCCGGAGGGCTACGAACCGAATGCCGCGATCGTGGCGCGTGCCCGTGCCGCCAACGTGGGCCGCATCGAGATCGTGCGCGAACCGGCGGCGGCCGCGGCCGGCGCCGACATTCTCTATACCGATGTGTGGGCCAGCATGGGCCAGGAGGCCGAGGCGGAACACCGGCGCCGGGTGTTCAAAAATTATGTCATCGACAGCCGGTTGCTGGCCCTCGCCAAGCCGGGGGCGAAATTCATGCACTGCCTGCCGGCGCATCGCGGCGAAGAGGTGACCCACGAAGTCATGGAAAGCCCGGCTTCGATCATTTTCGACCAGGCGGAAAATCGTCTGCATATTCAAAAAGCCCTGCTCGTCACCCTGATGGGTGATCGCCAATGAGTGCCGTGCCTGGGCCAACGCCGGCCGGCCGGGCTGCCCTCACGCTTGTGCGCTATGACGAAGGCCACCGGCAGCTTTGGGACGCCTTCATCCCGCATTCCAATCAAGGCACGCTGTTTCACACACGTGCCTTTTTAGCTTATCACCCTGCCGGCCGTTTTGTTGATGCTTCGCTGCTCTTCTTCAAACACAACGAACTCTGCGCCGTCCTGCCCGCCGCGCTCGACCCGCACACCGGCCGCAATGTGCTGCGTTCACATCCCGGCGCCTCATTTGGCGGCCCGGCCACCGCTGCCGCCCTCGGCGTGCAGGAATGCGACCGCCTGGTGACACTGTTGCTGGAGCACTGCCGCCGGCAGGGCTATGCCGGCGTCGAGATCACTTTGCCACCGCCGGTCTATTTCAGCCATCCCAACAACCATCTCGACTATGTGTTGTGGCGTCACGGTTTCCGCTATCGCAAGCGGGAGGTCACCAGCATCATTCCCGCCGACCCGCCCGCCGGGCTGTTGCCGCGCGAATTCCACCGCGCCGTGCGGCGGGCGCAAAGACGCGGGGTGACGATTCAGGAGAGTGACGATTTTCCCGCCTTTCATGCCCATTTGCGGAACCACATGCTGGCGCGCCATCACGTCGAGCCGACGCATTCGCTGGCGGACCTGCAGTGCCTGCGCCGGCTGCTGCCCGGACAGCTCCGACTCTTCACCGCCTGCCTGGGTGCGGAGATGATTGCCGGAACCCTGCTTTTCCTGTGCAATCCCCGCGCGGCGCTGGCCTTCTATTATCTCAGCCATCGCGAGGGCTTTCGGCAATATCACGGCTTTGAGTTGCTGATGTTCGAAGTTTTGCGCTGGTGCCGCGCACAAGGTCTGCGCGCGCTCGATTTCGGCACGTTTACTTTGAACTCCGAACCCAATTGGGGACTGGCAAACTTCAAAGAGAGTTTCGGCGCGCAGGGCATCTTCCGGGACACGCTGTATCTGGAATTGGGCTAGTGCACTCTTACGTTGATTTTTGCAGCCCAGACCCCTCGTGGTCGCTGCTGAAGTAGCAAAAATTCATTTTTGAACAGCCGCCCGCGAGGGGCGGGGACTGCAGAATTCAGGTTTACAGTTCACCAGGAATTTCCCAGGGTGGTGCTGCTCGCTGCAGCCTTTCGCCTCCTGCGGCTCTCTGCCGGCGCAACCGCCTGCGAGTGTCAATCCGAATGTTCTCCCCGGCTCAGCCGGCGTTCCGCAATGCCGGGTGTCATGAAGATTCCGAGGATTTTCAGACGTGGGCCAAGCTGCTGCAGAAATATTCCCGCCACCAGCCATGCGTTCGGACAGACATCAGACCCACGACCGGAGGCCTCTCGAACCGGCTGATTTTTCTCTGGCATTTTGCCGGCCGTTGTTTAGATTTCACTGGCCATTACGCACGACCACGGGTGCCGACCGCATTTTCAAAGCGGAAGCGGTGCCTCTGATGGCTAGTCCTGTTGCAAAAATCTTCCCCCGACACGGGAGCTCACTCGCAGGTGCGGAATTTCCCCTGCCGCCGGGAGGCTGCCCGCAGCATGGCGCGAGGCCGCGGTTACGTGTGGGGGAAGGCAGCGCAGAGCTCATCTTGTCTGCAGGCAGGGATGCCTGCGCTCCCGAGGGATGACAGCATGACGAGGTGGAGAGCGGTGCTTGCGCCCAACCTCGATGCAGCAAAGCTTGCAGGTGACATGTCTTCCTGCCGACGCATTCTTCATCTTGCGCCGTTTAATACTTCGGGCGTGCCGATCACATGCGTGCGTGCCGAACGCCGGCTGGGCTGGCACAGCCGATTGATCACGTTCGGCCGTGATCCCCGCGGC
This genomic window from candidate division KSB1 bacterium contains:
- a CDS encoding KpsF/GutQ family sugar-phosphate isomerase, with translation MRNLLDIAREVIRIEAEAVAALEHRLDASFEAAVELLYNCRGRVIVSGIGKSGIIAQKIAATLSSTGTAAMFVHPAEAAHGDLGMVMPGDVVICISKSGTTNEFHLLLPLFKRLGIPILAMTANRHSPLAERADVILDIRVKREACPHDLAPTASTTATLALGDALAVALLEKRHFSPADFALRHPGGTLGRKLLLRIDDVMYSGERVARVGLTATLEEIILEITSKRFGATCVVDDNGRLAGIVTDGDLRRLLRRRLPVYELQARQIMTPHPKTVPLGTLAARVLEIMEEHNIMQMIIVDAGQRPAGMVHLHDLLKAGVA
- a CDS encoding lysophospholipid acyltransferase family protein — its product is MNRKPLLKRIKNGGIYWFIRLLLAVMQRLPRRPALALFEQLGLLAFRLLRREREKTLRHLRLAFGGKRSEVEIRALARECFRYLGRNAAEAVRLRQLQRAGLERFVSFTGREHLEAALAKGRGVICITGHLGCWELLAAFIAQHFPLAVVGTALYDPRLDALLVRERELAGCRNIPRTAGAAREMLRWLKSGGVLGILIDQDTRVDGEFVDFFGHPAYTPAGPVVFAERTGAPLVPLAIWMNEDFTHTVAISPEIPLQAHDRPGNVQRCSKAVEAFIREHPEQWVWMHERWKTKPQA
- the lptC gene encoding LPS export ABC transporter periplasmic protein LptC — encoded protein: MKTLWLAICAAALLFAGCQSSPQTATPDKAFNGPDQEGWNSKVTVTNSGRITAIVQYGHMAKYSKDRRVLFDQGVMVDFYGRKGEHTSSLTSTRGILYENSNDVEALGNVVVVSDSGMTLRTEKLRWLNQRERIVSEEFVTITTARGDTLHGHGFESDATLKLWSIHKLSGISKKKVNLPGR
- the lptB gene encoding LPS export ABC transporter ATP-binding protein — protein: MLRSERLVKIYNKRRVVNQVSIEVRQGEIVGLLGPNGAGKTTTFYMITGMIRPTEGKIFLEDTEVTTMPMYRRAKLGVGYLSQEPSIFRRLTVAENILAILETLPLPARARQQRLEELLEELAIAPLARNYAYTLSGGERRRVEITRALVTNPKFILLDEPFAGVDPIAVEDIQEIVRGLKRRGIGVLITDHNVHETLSITDRAYLLYEGTVLKSGTTESLANDPEARKLYLGDKFRLDR
- the rpoN gene encoding RNA polymerase factor sigma-54, with translation MLNLSQKLSQQLRQSPQQVLLSSLLQLPTVMLEQKLRMELEQNPLLEVVDDMEMETEQEQEEEMTLEQKEEEPPEAESEAAMEEAESEKEEIEKDDVDWEAILGDEENYEYRAPRDNSVEVYEQQEASPETLPEHLLTQLHMQRLSEEEITIGEYLIWNINEDGYLACSVELVAQNLGTTVEKVEAVLRQIQRFDPVGIAARNLQECLLIQLEDKLPRHELAIRIIRECFDDFTNKRFEKIAKKLEVSLDDIKEAMEEITQLNPKPGEGYFSAQDNAIVPDLTVERDGDGFRIILHDSNVPHLRINNRYKEILLKNAKNRQQAREAREFVKKRLESARWLINSIHQRRLTILRVMEAIVQKQREFFEHGKQYIKPMILKDIADEIGMDISTVSRVTNGKYVQTEHGVFELKYFFSEGLKSDDGDEVSNRRIKQRIQEIINAEDPSKPLNDQTIANILKRENFNVARRTVAKYREQMMIPVSRLRRKI
- the hslV gene encoding ATP-dependent protease subunit HslV, whose amino-acid sequence is MFPVIHATTILGVRHKNSCALAGDGQVTYGDTILKMNARKIRRLYKDSVLVGFAGAAADAFALFEKFEERLEKFRGNLSRAAVELAKEWRTDRYLRRLEAQLVVMDKDKTFVISGTGDVIEPDDGIIAIGSGGGYAMAAARALVRYSNLSAREIVEEAMMLAADICIYTNKSLVIEELNYG
- the hslU gene encoding ATP-dependent protease ATPase subunit HslU encodes the protein MSPARAQEEMAPLTPRQIVAELDKYIIGQDRAKRSVAIALRNRWRRQHVPESLREEIMPNNIILIGPTGVGKTEIARRLSRLAKAPFIKVEASKFTEVGYVGRDVESIIRDLTDLAVAMVRSEKTAAVQEQAEKLATERLLDLLLPNLRPRRKAAAARDHNEQGEDSAAGEEESDSELEQRRQRTRDKMREQLLAGKLEERMVELDVAADSMPMMQVISPIGVEELGINLQDLVGNMLPKKMKRRKMTVAEARTHLIQEEANKLIDMDQVVKEAIARVENSGIVFLDEIDKVAGSKNTVGPDVSREGVQRDLLPVVEGTNVFTKYGMVRTDHVLFIASGAFHISKPSDLIPELQGRFPIRVELESLTADDFVRILTEPKNALLKQYTALLATEGVELEFEKQAVREIAETAHRVNEKTENIGARRLHTVLSALLEDILFEVPETKTGKITITADMVRETFKKISEDPDYSRYIL
- the argF gene encoding ornithine carbamoyltransferase, whose amino-acid sequence is MKRDFLSIADWSTEEIWSLFTLARELKAKQKAGVPHALLPGKTLGMLFMKPSTRTRVSFEVGMFQLGGHALYLSPNEIGLGKREAVADVARVLSRYVDGLMARLFDHEHLLELAQYASVPVINGLTDLLHPCQILGDMLTILEQRGHFDDLVVAYIGDGNNVANSWVNMASKIPLTFRIACPEGYEPNAAIVARARAANVGRIEIVREPAAAAAGADILYTDVWASMGQEAEAEHRRRVFKNYVIDSRLLALAKPGAKFMHCLPAHRGEEVTHEVMESPASIIFDQAENRLHIQKALLVTLMGDRQ
- a CDS encoding GNAT family N-acetyltransferase, with amino-acid sequence MSAVPGPTPAGRAALTLVRYDEGHRQLWDAFIPHSNQGTLFHTRAFLAYHPAGRFVDASLLFFKHNELCAVLPAALDPHTGRNVLRSHPGASFGGPATAAALGVQECDRLVTLLLEHCRRQGYAGVEITLPPPVYFSHPNNHLDYVLWRHGFRYRKREVTSIIPADPPAGLLPREFHRAVRRAQRRGVTIQESDDFPAFHAHLRNHMLARHHVEPTHSLADLQCLRRLLPGQLRLFTACLGAEMIAGTLLFLCNPRAALAFYYLSHREGFRQYHGFELLMFEVLRWCRAQGLRALDFGTFTLNSEPNWGLANFKESFGAQGIFRDTLYLELG